A single window of Carassius gibelio isolate Cgi1373 ecotype wild population from Czech Republic chromosome A19, carGib1.2-hapl.c, whole genome shotgun sequence DNA harbors:
- the si:ch211-196c10.15 gene encoding uncharacterized protein si:ch211-196c10.15 isoform X2: MSAKKASNHPKIVIPGQKGMTVKTSALAEHEYVMEVDHVESNEKRKESSSLQNTPTKAPAKKQKGDETPEISNVALLETIVARFDLQDGKLSSIEHKITENSLMIVNLTKAVEFNAAEIKDCKTKINLFDKQLASVVTSHADLVSRTSELERYKRRWNLRVIGMKEIAGEDIRREVVSLLAEIAPHLQHKLEDIVDSVHRIGSKTKDKSRQVIIQFSMRKHRDEFWRSTKVSDVCKLRGIKFTEDLSKEDREARAALWPRISEARAAGKKAYYRGPYGYIEGTRIV; the protein is encoded by the coding sequence ATGTCAGCAAAAAAAGCTTCCAATCACCCCAAAATAGTCATCCCTGGACAAAAAGGGATGACTGTAAAAACTTCGGCTCTCGCCGAGCACGAATACGTCATGGAAGTTGACCACGTCGAAAGCAATGAGAAACGCAAAGAATCTTCCTCCTTGCAGAACACTCCGACCAAAGCCCCGGCTAAGAAACAGAAGGGAGACGAAACGCCTGAGATTTCCAACGTCGCTCTCCTGGAAACCATAGTCGCCAGATTCGATCTACAAGACGGAAAGCTGAGCAGCATTGAGCATAAGATTACTGAGAACAGTCTAATGATCGTCAACCTGACAAAAGCTGTGGAATTCAACGCGGCGGAAATAAAGgactgtaaaactaaaataaacttgtTCGATAAACAACTCGCCTCTGTTGTCACTTCGCACGCAGATTTGGTAAGCCGCACGTCGGAGCTCGAACGCTACAAAAGACGATGGAATCTTCGAGTAATCGGAATGAAAGAAATTGCAGGCGAAGATATCCGAAGAGAAGTCGTCTCACTGTTAGCTGAAATTGCTCCTCACCTGCAGCACAAACTTGAAGACATCGTGGATTCAGTTCACCGCATTGGCTCCAAAACGAAGGATAAATCCAGGCAGGTGATCATTCAGTTCAGCATGCGGAAACACAGAGACGAGTTCTGGCGATCCACCAAAGTTTCGGATGTCTGCAAACTAAGGGGAATAAAGTTCACCGAAGATTTGTCAAAGGAAGACCGAGAAGCCCGCGCTGCACTCTGGCCGAGGATCAGTGAGGCTAGAGCTGCAGGGAAGAAAGCCTACTACCGAGGTCCTTATGGCTACATAGAGGGCACCCGGATTGTCTAG
- the si:ch211-196c10.15 gene encoding LINE-1 retrotransposable element ORF2 protein isoform X1, whose translation MVMDEALDRFPPKFNTSHPNVTLFNFCLNNNVVDAWRAVNPNLKQFSWFRDNGTSKSRIDYWLTSNNLTDFIKDISISAAPLTDHCCISISFNSGKRETHNKGYWKFNADLLKHQNFCSQIKSIINDIALHKDLITFISKWEYLKHKIREFSIQFSKNLSKARAQMELELTRELNNLCNKSEMDNEAKLQILSLQSKIDDLYTQKAKGAYVRSRARWIEKGEKSNNYFCRLEKRRQEKNAINSLYVNGVISTCPKMISSEIFQFYSSLYSSFFSVSDCNILFDNIHTSIPQLDQEFKDLCEADIKIEELDKAINKLSSGKSPGPDGLTSEFYKFFREDLRELLFQAFLECIQNNSLSSTMKQGLITLIPKPGKDARHIDNLRPITLLNCDYKILAHIFSSRLKKNIDQIISESQSGFIKGRSIHNNIRLVLDILDYREYIEDEGYILFLDFKKAFDTVEHNFIFNSLEKFGFGMKFISFIKMLYKDINSSISLSFGTSQRFNISRGIRQGCPISPFLFILAVEMLAILIDKNSNFDRLSVFGRQIGISQLADDTAIFLKDQFQINKAIQLVNLFSKASGLHLNLNKCELLAIHGSDLDSLCNIPIKTCVKYLGITITRDSNQSVQENFVKNLSKAKAILNNWLQRDISIFGRVLLTKMELLSRFVYPASSLAIPPHLLKECNIALFNFIWKNKHHYINKNDLVHNYEEGGLNVIDLEIMNSVLKTQWLRSFLCNSNCLWFIVSSSIFGKVGGLEFLIRCDFNISKLPLKLSAFHQQVLLCWKLAFSHNFSPHKTCIWNNRFILHHNKSLFYENWFQYNILSLLDMTDSYGNVLNYKDFCLKHGFACHPKEFYSVVNAIPKNMVLLVKGILSHYSVTFSLPSPCLGELVIRDHKCNNKYIRNVFINKLHPNRIKRYYVFKEFNPKEVKEMRMNYLTFPSLPKVKELHFKIINDIYPSKELIKSKFDIGENSCQFCDGDIETTEHIFFYCDYSKLFWAQLCSKMSCIITWINPLEYKQIKFGVLKKDYSQHYLINNLFDVAKYFIHKCRFLKTPPSFPHFSNELKLFAASLDALSNEKATAVANFFSELSAQ comes from the coding sequence ATGGTTATGGATGAAGCGTTAGATCGTTTTCCGCCCAAATTTAATACCTCTCATCCTAATGTTAccctttttaatttttgtttgaataATAATGTAGTGGATGCTTGGAGAGCTGTGAATCCAAATCTTAAACAATTTTCCTGGTTCAGAGATAATGGGACTTCCAAATCGAGAATTGATTATTGGTTAACCTCAAATAACCTAACCGACTTCATCAAAGATATTTCAATATCTGCTGCTCCTCTAACTGATCACTGTTGTATCTCTATATCATTCAACTCGGGTAAAAGAGAAACACATAATAAGGGTTATTGGAAATTCAATGCTGATTTATTAAAACACCAAAACTTTTGCTCACAAATTAAATCCATAATTAATGATATAGCATTGCATAAGGACCTAATTACATTCATAAGTAAATGGGAATATTTAAAACACAAGATTCGGGAATTTTCTATACAATTTAGTAAAAATTTAAGTAAGGCCAGAGCACAAATGGAGTTAGAATTAACAAGAgaattaaacaatttatgtaaTAAAAGTGAAATGGACAATGAAGCTAAATTACAAATTTTATCCTTGCAATCCAAAATTGATGATTTATATACTCAAAAAGCTAAAGGAGCATATGTAAGATCTAGGGCAAGATGGAtagagaaaggggaaaaaagtaataattatttttgcagACTTGAAAAAAGGCGACaggaaaaaaatgccataaaTTCTCTTTATGTGAACGGTGTTATAAGTACCTGCCCtaaaatgatttcctcagagattTTTCAATTCTATAGTTCTTTATATAGCTCATTCTTTTCTGTATCAGACTGTAATATTCTCTTTGATAATATACACACTAGCATACCGCAGTTAGACCAGGAATTTAAAGACTTGTGTGAGGCTGACATCAAGATAGAGGAATTagataaagcaataaataaattatcttcAGGAAAATCTCCAGGTCCTGATGGCCTTACTTCcgaattttataaattttttagggAAGATTTGAGGGAACTATTATTTCAAGCCTTTCTCGAATGTATCCAAAATAATTCACTATCTTCAACCATGAAACAAGGTCTAATTACTCTTATCCCCAAACCGGGTAAAGATGCACGACATATAGATAATCTTCGCCCCATCACTTTACTCAACTGTGATTATAAAATTCTAGCGCATATATTTTCCAGTAGGCTCAAGAAAAATATAGATCAAATAATTAGTGAATCACAGTCTGGTTTTATAAAAGGTAGGTCAATACATAATAACATCAGAttggttttagatattttagattatcGTGAATATATTGAAGATGAAGGCTATATTctctttttagattttaaaaaggcATTTGACACAGTCgaacataatttcatatttaactcCCTCGAAAAATTTGGTTTTGGCATGAAATTTATTTCtttcataaaaatgttatataaagaCATCAATAGTTCTATATCCCTTTCATTTGGAACATCCCAGAGATTCAATATTTCGCGAGgaataagacaaggatgtcccATTTCCCCTTTTCTATTTATCTTGGCAGTAGAAATGCTTGCTATCTTGATAGATAAAAATAGCAACTTTGATCGACTTAGTGTATTTGGAAGACAAATTGGTATAAGTCAATTAGCGGATGATACAGCGATCTTTTTAAAGGACCAATTTCAGATTAATAAAGCTATTCAACTAGTTAATCTATTTTCCAAAGCATCAGGCCTACACTTAAACTTGAACAAGTGTGAGTTACTTGCAATTCATGGCAGCGATTTAGACTCTTTATGTAACATACCCATAAAAACATGTGTAAAATATTTGGGGATAACTATTACTAGAGATAGTAATCAAAGTGTCCAAGAAAATTTtgttaaaaatctttcaaaagcaAAAGCAATTCTCAATAACTGGCTACAAAGAGATATCTCGATATTTGGAAGAGTCTTATTGACTAAAATGGAATTACTCTCCAGGTTCGTTTATCCAGCCTCCTCCTTAGCTATCCCGCCTCATTTACTGAAAGAATGTAATAttgctttgtttaattttatCTGGAAGAATAAGCATCACTATATCAACAAAAATGATTTAGTTCACAATTATGAAGAAGGGGGATTAAATGTTATtgatttagaaataatgaatagtGTTTTGAAAACTCAGTGGTTAAGatcatttctttgtaattcaaACTGCTTATGGTTCATCGTATCTTCTTCAATATTTGGGAAAGTAGGTGGCTTGGAGTTTTTGATTAGATGTGACTTTAATATATCCAAATTACCTCTTAAATTGTCTGCATTTCACCAACAAGTTCTCCTATGTTGGAAATTAGCATTTTCTCACAATTTTAGTCCACACAAAACTTGTATTTGGAACAATCGTTTTATTTTGCACCAtaacaaatctttattttatgaaaactgGTTTCAATATAATATTCTTTCCCTATTGGACATGACAGACAGTTATGGAAATGTTCTCAATTACAAGGATTTCTGTTTAAAACATGGATTTGCATGTCATCCTAAAGAgttttacagtgttgtaaatgCCATAcccaaaaacatggtattattAGTAAAAGGGATTCTTTCACATTACTCTGTAACATTCTCTCTCCCATCTCCTTGTCTGGGTGAATTGGTTATTAGAGATCATAaatgtaataacaaatatattagaaATGTCTTCATTAATAAACTTCATCCAAATAGAATAAAACGATATTATGTTTTCAAAGAATTTAACCCTAAAGAGGTGAAGGAAATGAGAATGAATTATCTTACCTTTCCAAGTCTCCCTAAAGTGAAAGagcttcattttaaaataataaatgatatatacCCATCTAAGGAGCTTATCAAATCAAAATTTGATATTGGAGAAAACTCTTGTCAATTCTGTGATGGTGATATTGAAACCactgaacatatttttttttattgtgattacTCAAAGTTGTTTTGGGCTCAATTGTGCAGTAAAATGTCATGTATAATTACATGGATAAATCCCCTTGaatacaaacaaattaagtttggtGTACTTAAGAAAGATTACTCACAACATTACTTGATTAACAACCTTTTTGATGTTGctaaatatttcattcataaatgcAGATTTCTGAAAACCCCTCCATCCTTTCCTCACTTCTCTAATGAACTCAAACTTTTTGCTGCTTCTCTTGATGCTCTCTCAAATGAAAAAGCTACTGCAGTTGCCAACTTCTTCAGTGAACTAAGTGCTCAATAA